GTCACTGTGGGCTAGATAGCTCTCACTGCGGCTGGGTATCAAAACATCagccaaaataaataattgGTCAAAATAACTCACCTGCTAGCCAGCCACCCGTTGAAGAATAGGCTTCTCTTGGATTGTGCCGGTTTAATATTATGCATTATTTATcagatacagtaggcctaggctacagtctCTGGCTTACAgatgacataggcctacttgtaagGGAGATTCCCTAATCGAATTTTTAGCTTATTTATTCTAGATATTTACATTATATGCTATAGGCCTTGTAGTTGTAGGTTGCAAACCCTGGCATTTTATGGCTCAGAGACTATAGGCCTGCATGTCTTGAGGTAGCAGACCTGACGAAAGCTATGTAAAGAGAGGTTGTTAGGTCTAACAAATAGTGCGTGTTTACTTTTGGTGTGGTTTGAAAATAAGTCTCGGTTTGTTGATctatttttgtaatcgattataAAGAAGCCTAGGCATTTCAGCAGTTCAAAAGTGGCGAAAGTGTTTAATCTCTATAGTCAACACATTATGGGaataactgtaggctactgcaaagCATCAGAGTAGCCTAGCCTTATCTAAAGATTCCAGAAACGTTTCTATATTTTTAGTGATCAACTTCTTATTGCCCTGAGCATGAACATAATCAAAGTACTTTTTACTAATGCTTTAGGTCTCTGTAGTGTAGACTTACAACCTGTGTTCATTGGCAACATAATGCAACTTCTGACCACAACACAAAATAATTGACACAAATCTCTATTCTGTAGTTGGACATCTACCATGTCACATAATAGAAACataatagaagtaggcctacatatttccATGTTCAGTTTAGCTGGCATGAATGGTTCTATAGAGTTTTGATGACATAGCCTTGCAAGAATTGTGCTTGGAATGTGGGCATTTGTAGGCAAATGGTGTGTTGACAGTTCAAGGTCAGGATTTGTTTTTAACGCTTTGAGGCTATTGTTTTGGTTGAGGTCAAGATCTTGACTGATCTATATTTAGCAACAGACTCAGGGAGGTCATAAGTAATACTGCTGCACATCAGGGACTTTTTCAAGGTGAGTGGGCTTATTGCTGGGAAAGAAATCATCCACCTTTTCTCATGTTGTTTCCTGTTCTTCTCCTatttccccctccccctttctctctctctctcagccactctatcttcctcctcttttctctatatgtgtctgtgtatatgggATAATCTTCTCTTGAAATCTCATTCAAAATTTCCATGGCAACAGATAGCAAAGTCTTTCTTGGGAAAGCAGAGAAATGGAGGTTGCATGAATAATATTACTAACAGTCTCAGGGGTTGGCATAACAAATAACAATGGACTATTTGGCGAGAGATTACATTTGTAATGTCTGACCCATAGTTAAcacatgctttctctctctctccttctctctctctgtctcccatgcacatttattttcctttctctcccttttgtgCATTCTCTCAGTCTCTGTTTCAGTGTAGtaactctcactctctttagTCCTTCGTGTTAAGTATTAGTTGAATTCTACTGACCAGTTTCTGTTGTATTATTCGACTCTTACCCTCCAAAATAGCACCTGCCCAAACTGGTTTAGGCCAATAGAGCTCCAATTccatgtgtatttgtttgtgtgtgtgtgtgtgtgtgtgtgcacgcacgtatgcagggtgtaaatgtgtgtatggaATGAAGGCTATTGACTGGAAATGTCTTCACATCCATCTGCTATCGGCAGTCCCATCCCAGCCccccttttttgtttttgccagGGCCTTGCCCTGCTTTCCGGGTTCCTTTGTGGACGGAGAGGACAGTGCTGACCTCCAGCTTGTTGTATCACTTCTCAGGTTTTGGCTGCCCTGCTGATTGTGATGTTTCGGCCCCCCTGGGTGTCCTAAGTGATATCTGAGTCAGGCATTCTGTGCTCTACGCGTGGAAAAGCAAACTGCCAGAGAGCAAGGACCGCAGCTCAGGCTACGGCTTAATAACATCAACATGAAGCAGCTCCACCCATAATGCCacaagagaaaggaggagaaaatGCACGCAGAGAGCATTAATCAGAATGTCCAGAGTTTTCACTTTCCCCGCATTCATGTTTCATTCATGTGTCACTTGCCCTTAATTATAAGAGGGAACTGCATATAGCATACCAATGTCTGAAAGCTCAGTTCATGTGTTGGTGTAAGGCGACTGAGCCCCTTTCTTTTCAAGCAGCAGCTTTTGAACAGGAGAACTGTGGGAACGAGGCACGGTGGTGTGAGACTGCTCTCaaatctctttctttcctcccttCTCAGATGACACAGAGGCACTGTCCTACCCGCCTGTTGCTGAAAGCCAGGTGAGCGCCCGCTGTTCTCGGTTCACAAGTCCGACCTGTGGACAGGCCTTATCTAAATAAACATCCTCCTGTAGAACTTTGCTCTGATGTGATTCATGGTTACAGTTGGCATTATTTTTGGCATATGCTCTTATTCAAAGTGTCTTACAAGTTAGACATAATACAAGCAAAGAGCTGATACAGGCAAAAAAAATTCAAAGTAAAGTGTCATGAAAAACATGCTTCAGTTCTACCTAACATACATGGTTTTACATATTTTATTGTGTCATAAATAATTACTGAAGGTCTAGTTAGGACATGTTTCTTCCTTGTGTCTTTTCTTACCCACTCTTCCCTCTGACACCCTCGCTTTCAGTTGGTTCAGTCCCTGGGAGTGGCCATCTACAAGGCCCTGGACTGGGGATTGGACGAGAGTGAGGAGCGGGAGCTGAGCCCCCAGCTGGAGCAGCTCATTGACCGCATGGTCGGGGGGGTCGAATCCACCGAAGGTGGGAGTGAACCTGGGGGCAATAGTGCAACCGACGAAGGCTACAGTGgtcaagaggaagaagaggaggaggaggaaggcgaGGTGGCGACTCGTGCAGTGCGCACCTTTCGTCAGGTGATGGCGCTGTGTGGAACCAGGCTAGCAAACCCAACCCTCGCCCCGGAGCACTACCAGTCGGTGTGCAGGGCCCTGTTTCTGGAGACCTTAGAGCTGCAGACCTTCCTGAGTAAGATCAGAGATGCCAAAGAGGTACGCTCCAAAGATGGGAGAGAGgtagatggggtgggggggggggacggggggggggtgaaaatgATAAGAGAAGTCTGAAGAAAATGAAAGGTTCTGTTCACACAAAAACTTAAATCTGGCACAATGtgttaaaatatataataatatagtaCTAGATTACAATTGAAAACAATGCTTCAATACCAAATGAGAAAAGAAGAGGTCTTTGTAAATAGTGAGAAACAAGTAAGCATTTGTTTGATGTGGAAAGGAGATCCAAGAATAGACTGATTTTCAAGTCAGACTGTGTTGGAAATACACATGTTGCAGCCCCCGCCATCCTTTTATCACCAGCAGTTATAGGTGACCCCAACACTCCCTCAAGGGTCCTCAGAGTCCCTCTCTTCCCATGATTCCATGATTTCAGAGAGTCCTTGCTTGAAGTGTTGCTGATCACCACGCTGAATTATTCATGGCCTCCTTGAGTGAGTCAGTGTCTGCCCGAAAGAGTGCTGCTCTATTGTACTGCTATTGATCCGGGTGGTCTGTCTTGGTCCCGTAGATGCTGAAGAAGATCCGCACAGAGGACAGCCAGGAGGACCGGAGCGCAGCAGAACTGGACgccctcaaacacacagactggGTGAGAGACGCTGCTGGGTGGACTCTTCAGGGAGGGAGGCTGTGGCACAGACTAAACTTGGACCATGGTCCTGATCTTTGTCCCTTTGGATTGCTGTCGGTGTCCATAATATAAATGCCAGCTGGCTCATTTCTTTAACGGCCGCAAATACTGtaccctctctgtctgttgtTTATATTGAAGTCTCACTCTCCCATAACAACAGGATATGAATTGATCAAATCCAATTCAAAATGCCATCTGTTTAGGTAAAGCGGTAATGAAAAGAGGATTATGAAATGCCAGTGCTGTAATTTCAACCCTTATATCATAGCATGTTGATTTGACAAGGATGATACTCAGAGTGAAATGAGATAGTCAGATGGCTCATATATAAGAAACTGATGAAGCTCCTGTGAggacgatgatgattatgatgacgaCAGGCATATGActggtgacgtgtgtgtgtgtgtgtgtttgtgtgtgtgtgtacttgtatgtatgtgtgttactgtgtctgtgtatatgtgtctgtgtgtctgtctctgtgtgtgtgtgtgtgtgtgtgtgtgtgtgtggcaggctcGTCTGTGGGTGCAGCTGATGAAGGAGCTGAGGCAGGGGGTGAAGCTGAAGAAGGTGGAGGAGCAGCCCTTCAACCCGCTGCCCACCGAGTTCAGCCTCACGCCCTTCGAGATGCTCATGCAGGACATCCGCTTGCGCAAGTACAAGCTGCGCAAAGTCATGGTGAGCCCAAACAAGCAGAGCCGTCTCTCTTTAACAGTCTCAGAGTCCACAGTGGCGGTGAGTGGGCATGGCGTTTCTGTTCCGCTAGACGTAATTGCTGGATGCTATTCTCTTGTGTCTTCCCTGTCCATTactcccttcctttctttctctctcttcctccctctctctctttccctctgtggcTCTTTTGTTCCTGTTTCTCAGGTGGATGGTGATATTCCCACGAGGGTGAAGAGAAACGCACATGAACTCATCCTGGAATTTATCCGCTCCAGACCACCTCTAAAACCTGTGAGCTACCTCAGGATTTTTGCTATGATTACATGACTGTTAAGAACTTAACCAAAATACATATGTTGTAATGGTGTATTTAcctacatgtaggcctatccaTCAGATGAACCACACAAACAGGGTCAaacccccttagctgttgtagaatcagtgtaacctatggactccgagtggcttattgcttttctaaaactgttactataaatacctggcaaagtttcataaagtagaggcacagcaactagaaatataccgagttattcctagataatcattcttccgccaagaaatatatttcctctatctgaatggttgccaagcaacgttgagatgcagctactttaacttttgtatcaagttatggtagcgcagtaatatacgaaacgaaatgcggtcaaggtgtatgtttatgctgcattttacaacggcatcaaacgtgattcagccaatcacaatcaaggaccggaactatcagttttagaataaAAAATCTAAAACATGCATTTTAATGAGTCTTAATATAAAGCATTTTGAATCTGTTCTATGTATCTCCCAGTGATGAATTGGAATgagctgtgtgtatctgtgttctcATCTTGTCTGACAGGTGTCAGAGCGCAGcttgcccccaccaccacagcgGCCGCAGTCCCTCCATGATCGCGTCCTGGAGGGGATCCGACAGGAACGCAAGCTCAGGCCTGTGGATCCTCCCAACTCTAAGAGACGTGAGTCAGTCCGAACCTAACACCTTTAGCCAGCCCAATCAGTTAGTCATTACTCCTGCTCAGTGCTATGCAGTGGGTTATAGTTCACTGTGAAACTGATAAAAGGTGATGTGTCAGTGTAGTAACAGGAAGTAAATGATAATGTGTATGACAGTGATAATACCTTGTGGGATGTGGTAAATGGTATCATCATTCTTTGAAGTAACACAATGTAGGAATTTATTTAAATGCTTTCCTTTACCTTTGCCCATTTCTTTTATCAATTTTAAGTACTGGGTACCCAATTAGTGCTGATGGGTAATCCCAATTTGTCTAAAACCAACGGAAAAGGCCATTAAGACATTAGGACATTACATAGTGCAATACAAGGGGTTCCGGAAGCGCATTTGCAATATCAGAGGCTCCATTCTCTTTATTTTTTTAGCCATTTCTTTAGAAGTAAAATAACTACATTTTGTTGCTTTAAAGTAAAAAATGGCACTGATAATCACAATGGTGAGGATGATTATCGTTACTATGATACCATGATGATGAATGATACTaggatgttgatgatgatggtaaTTGTGGTCATGATTGTGATTATGGTGattatggtgatgatgatgatggtaatCATGGTCATGATGGTGATTATGGTAATGATGatattgttgatgatgatgatgatgatgatgatgatgatggtccaACCCCTCTTGTGTTGTAGCCTTCGGCTCTCTGCCTTGCCTGGCACACACCTGCTTGTGTGACATGAAGTCCACTTCCTGTATAGACCTGTCTGTCACAGAGCTTGGGACACGCCCCCCCTCCCGCCCCAGAGTCCTGCTCAAAGCACCGACTCTGCAGGAGATGGAAGAGATGAACATCTTTGAGGTAACAGGAAACTCAATACTGTGATCTTGCCtcacagacagaaaaaaggGGTTGCATTTCCCGAGTCATATTTCCACAGGCACAAATTCCAGTAATGATTTTAACCACTCGACAGACTGATATTGTTCATCAGATAATACTGCCTCAGACGCTCAGCCCTTATCACTGATAAATGTGCACCTTGCCAAGTTATGGTTGGAGATGTCTAGCAATGGTATGCTGTTTGTAGTGCTGTTGGTAGCAGTAGTGCCTTACCTGTAGACTGCTATCCTATCGATGTATTCCCTATTCAGTGTGTTGTTGTGCTGGTGTCTCTTGCAGGAGGAAGACTCTCCGGGCAGTGGGGAGATGCGCCGGGCGGAGAGCTCCCCCACACCCCTGAAGCGGGACCGCTCCTTCTCGGAGCACGACCTGGCCGAGCTGCGGGGGGAGATCCTGCCCTCGCTGTCCGAGTCGGGGCACCTGGGCGGCCCTGTGGTGCTGAGGGGGGAGAGGCCTCGCGCCAACACGCTGGGAGGGGCCTGGCCGCTCCCCACGTACAGAGGTCAGTCAGTGCTAGAGCCACGGCCATAAAAGCATGATTTACGGAAGTTGTAGTAAGTAGAAGTAGAGCAAATGTaaccaacatttttttttccattaacttaattttgctttcttttttagATAATATCCAAAAGATATTCATTTTTATCTGCATTAAAGGACAACTTCTGTCTAAGAACCATCTAGAATCTATTTTCGGAGTTGTCCTTTAAGCATTAAGAAAACCTACAGTATAACATTTCATCAGAAGGTTTCAAACTGAGTGCTCTGATGCCTTTTACACTAGACTTCTAATCTAAGTgatgaatgtaatgtaatgcaatgaATGATTAATGTTTTTTAGTAATTACATCAACTGGCAAAATAACCTATAATGGTATATTTAGAAGTGATCAAAGGTGCCTTCATGTGTCTGAGGGTCAAAGACATTTTACTCTGCAGGGTATTAAAGGGACTGAGTCTGTTGCCATCTCTTGACTCTAAACCAGGTGGTGTTGATTACATTGTCCTTATGTATGACAAGAGCCCATGTAAAATCTGTGTAGTCTCTGGGACATGAAAACAAATATTGTGACAGCATATTTCATTATGTCCCCATACTGCCCACTAGGGGGAGCCAGAGCCTTGTCCTCTCTCAAGGGTAGCAAGGCCTTGAAGATGGAAAAAAATCATCTAACCCATGATTCCGATGTTCTGTTGGGCCCACAATGAGTCTCTTTGTGTTTGACCCAAATGATTATGATTTGATGAAAGGGACATTAAATGTTCTCAGGGCCCTTATGGTATTCAACTGATAAACGCCACTCGGAGGCTACTGTATACTGTGCACACCTAGAATACTACAAGCTgaattattgtttgtttttctttcttttctttctttctttccgtctttctttttctccctgtaGCCTCTTTTCCTGTTGCTGGCTGGATGCCGTCCTCTCCGGCTCGCTGCTCCCTGAGTTCAGTGGAGGAGGCGTCAGAAGGGGTGGGGAGTGTCTCTCCCTCTCGAGGGGCCAGCAAACGCCAGTGGATGGTGAGTGGGAAAGGCTCGTTACTGCAGCGCCGCGCCGCTCCTGACGCGGCCTCTCAGCCACTCAGCCGTGCACTCCTCCCTGCCTCGCAGCGCCACTCCGCTAACACGCAGCGGGACATGCCTGCTGTGTCAGAGCACTAGTTTCaaatccccctctctttctatctctccctttttctcactctcgctttctctcaccatttctctctgtcctcttcatAAAAGGAGGAGTTCAGTCACCCTGTGGAGAGCCTCGCATTAACAGTGGATGAGGTCATTAACGTGCGCCGAGTGCTGGTGAAGGCCGAGATGGAGAAGTTTCTGCAGAACAAAGAGCTCTACAACAATTTGAGGAAGGGCAAGGTGCACAACAAGTCACTCAATAAAACAATGGCGCCAGTTTGTTTTTGACCTCTGATTCACACAGTCtctcaccctgtgtgtgtgtgtgtatgtgtgtgtgtgtatgtttatgtgtgtttctaCCTGCCCAGGTATGCTGTTGCTGCCGGGTGAAGTTTCCACTCTTCTCTTGGCCATCCACTTGTCTTCTGTGTAAAAGGTGAGGGGCATTGTGACTGTGTATGGTGGCTGTTAACGGAAGTTGTATATATAGTGCAAACTAATGCCTTTTCCTCTTTGTTTCGCAGGTCTGTCTGCAGTTCTTGCAGTGCAAAGGTATCTATGTTCCCTCAACACATCACATGGCACTCGTGTTGATGTATATGCACCATGTGCTGGTGTGTCTCATGGTCTCTATTAAGTGGAGCATTAATGATTGATAGATTCTATTGTATTTCTTGTAATggcagcagctgattgaaatGGAGAAAATAACGTAACGTATTAAATTGGTCAGTATCATCTGTTATGCATTGACTTGCATAGATTACCTGTCATTACCTGTCCTATCTCTGGTGGGTACCTCACAATGATATCTTTCTTTG
This DNA window, taken from Alosa sapidissima isolate fAloSap1 chromosome 11, fAloSap1.pri, whole genome shotgun sequence, encodes the following:
- the spire2 gene encoding protein spire homolog 2 isoform X3; the protein is MARSANRCTQEGDSRVSVPSERAEARDFVEPRELSLEEVLKSYEQPINEEQAWAVCYQCCSWLRVPRLNRAEDRTVYQVKDPSSIFLHRDGTVSLHPVLRNSNDDTEALSYPPVAESQLVQSLGVAIYKALDWGLDESEERELSPQLEQLIDRMVGGVESTEGGSEPGGNSATDEGYSGQEEEEEEEEGEVATRAVRTFRQVMALCGTRLANPTLAPEHYQSVCRALFLETLELQTFLSKIRDAKEMLKKIRTEDSQEDRSAAELDALKHTDWARLWVQLMKELRQGVKLKKVEEQPFNPLPTEFSLTPFEMLMQDIRLRKYKLRKVMVDGDIPTRVKRNAHELILEFIRSRPPLKPVSERSLPPPPQRPQSLHDRVLEGIRQERKLRPVDPPNSKRPFGSLPCLAHTCLCDMKSTSCIDLSVTELGTRPPSRPRVLLKAPTLQEMEEMNIFEEEDSPGSGEMRRAESSPTPLKRDRSFSEHDLAELRGEILPSLSESGHLGGPVVLRGERPRANTLGGAWPLPTYRASFPVAGWMPSSPARCSLSSVEEASEGVGSVSPSRGASKRQWMEEFSHPVESLALTVDEVINVRRVLVKAEMEKFLQNKELYNNLRKGKVCCCCRVKFPLFSWPSTCLLCKRSVCSSCSAKLIEMEKIT
- the spire2 gene encoding protein spire homolog 2 isoform X2, with the protein product MARSANRCTQEGDSRVSVPSERAEARDFVEPRELSLEEVLKSYEQPINEEQAWAVCYQCCSWLRVPRLNRAEDRTVYQVKDPSSIFLHRDGTVSLHPVLRNSNDDTEALSYPPVAESQLVQSLGVAIYKALDWGLDESEERELSPQLEQLIDRMVGGVESTEGGSEPGGNSATDEGYSGQEEEEEEEEGEVATRAVRTFRQVMALCGTRLANPTLAPEHYQSVCRALFLETLELQTFLSKIRDAKEMLKKIRTEDSQEDRSAAELDALKHTDWARLWVQLMKELRQGVKLKKVEEQPFNPLPTEFSLTPFEMLMQDIRLRKYKLRKVMVDGDIPTRVKRNAHELILEFIRSRPPLKPVSERSLPPPPQRPQSLHDRVLEGIRQERKLRPVDPPNSKRPFGSLPCLAHTCLCDMKSTSCIDLSVTELGTRPPSRPRVLLKAPTLQEMEEMNIFEEEDSPGSGEMRRAESSPTPLKRDRSFSEHDLAELRGEILPSLSESGHLGGPVVLRGERPRANTLGGAWPLPTYRASFPVAGWMPSSPARCSLSSVEEASEGVGSVSPSRGASKRQWMEEFSHPVESLALTVDEVINVRRVLVKAEMEKFLQNKELYNNLRKGKVCCCCRVKFPLFSWPSTCLLCKRSVCSSCSAKQLIEMEKIT
- the spire2 gene encoding protein spire homolog 2 isoform X1, which encodes MARSANRCTQEGDSRVSVPSERAEARDFVEPRELSLEEVLKSYEQPINEEQAWAVCYQCCSWLRVPRLNRAEDRTVYQVKDPSSIFLHRDGTVSLHPVLRNSNDDTEALSYPPVAESQLVQSLGVAIYKALDWGLDESEERELSPQLEQLIDRMVGGVESTEGGSEPGGNSATDEGYSGQEEEEEEEEGEVATRAVRTFRQVMALCGTRLANPTLAPEHYQSVCRALFLETLELQTFLSKIRDAKEMLKKIRTEDSQEDRSAAELDALKHTDWARLWVQLMKELRQGVKLKKVEEQPFNPLPTEFSLTPFEMLMQDIRLRKYKLRKVMVDGDIPTRVKRNAHELILEFIRSRPPLKPVSERSLPPPPQRPQSLHDRVLEGIRQERKLRPVDPPNSKRPFGSLPCLAHTCLCDMKSTSCIDLSVTELGTRPPSRPRVLLKAPTLQEMEEMNIFEEEDSPGSGEMRRAESSPTPLKRDRSFSEHDLAELRGEILPSLSESGHLGGPVVLRGERPRANTLGGAWPLPTYRASFPVAGWMPSSPARCSLSSVEEASEGVGSVSPSRGASKRQWMEEFSHPVESLALTVDEVINVRRVLVKAEMEKFLQNKELYNNLRKGKVCCCCRVKFPLFSWPSTCLLCKRSVCSSCSAKMKIPSKKMAHIPVYTVGFHSSPRSQHRKSEVYKSLRSLSRRSVEEEFPHLYAHGCSLRDVCAECTKFVADVISSSRRSLDILNNTPKREKAPPTVSSAPTSTSANQHRQTQHLAQPTPHPQTPSTPRKKIK